A region of the Zea mays cultivar B73 unplaced genomic scaffold, Zm-B73-REFERENCE-NAM-5.0 scaffold_23, whole genome shotgun sequence genome:
CTTGAGAATCGTTGATAGACAAATCATGCCCGGCAAAGGAATAGGACTAGTGGAAGTACCCGATCTCATAGTGGACTCGCAATCACCTCCTAATGGTATTATCACCAGGGCTGCACTGCAAGAGAATTCATTCCATTGAGCTGATGGGAGGAACTCCTGTTGGTTGTTTCGAAGTCAAGGATGCGGCCAGGGTTGTTAGAAAATAAATAGGCAAAGAAGTAGAGCCGTCTTTTGCATGGAATAGGCGAAAACCCTTGTTCCTTCTTCTAGCTCGGGAAGCAGTTTATTAGCGAGGAAAGACAAGCCTTCTGCTTCTGTTGATGCTGAGGATGTAGCCTAGCCGTTGTTGCAGGATTGGCAGGGATAGAGGAAACTGGGAATAGCGATTCTTCCTCCAGATAGGATTTCATGATTGAAAGCTGTAGCTCATGATTGATTTGAAATACGCATCCCTCCCGTATTGGTGGAAGTAGATCTTATATCCCACCAAAGCATCGGCTAGTTGCAAGAGATATTGTTCGTAATGCGCCGCTTGAATGTTCTTCTCCCATATGTTGATCAAGTCTTGAACAGAGAAATAATCCATAATCTTTTTGTTCTTCAACCAGAGCCTTCTGAGTCTATCTTCCCCTTCCTTCCTATTAATAGAAGACAGAATGCTAGGCATGACCAGTCCTATATTCACTAAATCATCCCAATGATCCCTAAGAATACTGAAAAACTTagcatttattttattttgtacgcTCTGCAGCTTGTTCAGACTAGAGAGTACTACTTCAGTCTCACTATCATTTACCATGTAGATATGAAAATTACCCTCGTCCTTTTTACTCGATAGCAGTGTGGTCTTCCTAGAAACCGCTCCCTCAGAATTTAAGTAACCGCCTGATAGATCACGTGCTTTGTGTGTGAGACGATTCATGTCAGAGGCCTTCACCCATTTTGATGCTCTGCGATTCTTCCAATCTCGCGGAGGGGACACCATAGGAAGTTCTGTAAAGAGCGGTAGATCCTTTATGTCAAATAGACACCTAACATAGTTTACTGGCTTATACTTTTATCCTTTACCTTTATGCTCGGAGAGATCGACCTCTACAAGAGGATTGTGGATCTCAATCAATTGATTGTTGTGCAGCCATGTTAATAGACCGCTCCCAATCGCATACTGTTCAGAGGCAGTTTTCTCATCAATAGATTTACCCTTATCCGCCATTCTTTCACCCTTATTCTGTTTCGGGCAATCCGTCTTCATATCACCAATCACCTTACCATCAACAACGCCTTCAACCGCACTAGCAATAGGAGTCCCAGCCAAAACAGCTTCAAGTCCATGCGATCCATCAAGCGTACTGTACTATACTatatatactatactatactatttaTTAGTCTCTGGGAATGTGTTCATAGGCCAGGCCAGGATCTGAGATTCCATGTGTCCTACTTCTCTGCCTTGGAGGATATGTGGTCGATGAATGAATAAAAGGCAGGTGTCTCGATTGGCAATAGCATTTCGAGTTGTGTTTTTTTCAGACTTGAATATTGATCTGGCGCACAGAGTTCTAGTGGTAGTCCCAAACTCTGAAATGAGAATGCAAGCAAGGAAGCTCCAATGGCAATGGTGACTACTTAGGCGCCGCTATGTGAGAAGCGGTATCAAAGAATAGGAGGGAATCAAATAAGCACAGCCTTCTCTTCTCATATATAGTTTATTTTATCTTTGATGAGAAAGCTCTTCTAattaattcaagactgccttgatTTTCCCAGTTATTACTCGAGCGCGCTGAGGCAACTCTGAACTAAGCTGGTAGTAGGTATGCTTCCCTCCAGCACCTTGAAGATCGAGGTTTTTCTTTTTGAAAAGCGGATTTATCCATCGTCTTTGTTTGTTAAAGTAAAGTAAAGTATGGAATTCTCACCAAGAGCTGCGGAACTCACGACTCTATTAGAAAGTAGAATGATCAACTTTTACACGAATTTGAAAGTGGATGAGATCGGTCGAGTGGTCTCAGTTGGAGATGGGATTGCACGAGTTTACGGATTGAACGAGATTCAAGCAGGAGAAATGGTGGAATTTGCCAGCGGTGTGAAAGGAATAGCCTTGAATCTTGAGAATGAGAATGTAGGTATTGTTGTCTTTGGTAGTGATACCGCTATTAAAGAAGGAGATCTTGTCAAGCGCACTGGATCTATTGTGGATGTTCCTGCGGGAAAGGCCATGTTAGGCCGTGTGGTCGACGCCTTGGGAGTACCTATTGATGGAAAAGGGGCTCTAAGCGATCACGAACGAAGACGTGTCGAAGTGAAAGCCCCAGGGATTATTGAACGTAAATCTGTCCACGAACCTATGCAAACAGGCTTAAAAGCAGTGGATAGCCTGGTTCCTATAGGCCGTGGTCAACGAGAACTTATAATCGGGGACAGACAAACTGGAAAAACAGCAATAGCTATCGATACTATATTAAACCAAAAGCAAATGAACTCAAGGGGCACAAATGAGAGTGAGACATTGTATTGTGTCTATGTTGCGATTGGACAAAAACGCTCGACTGTGGCACAATTAGTTCAAATTCTGTCAGAAGCGAATGCTTTGGAATATTCCATGCTTGTAGCAGCCACCGCTTCGGATCCAGCTCCTCTGCAATTTCTGGCCCCATATTCTGGGTGTGCCATGGGGGAATATTTCCGCGATAATGGAATGCATGCATTAATTATATATGATGATCTAAGTAAACAGGCGGTGGCATATCGACAAATGTCATTATTGTTACGCCGACCACCAGGCCGTGAGGCTTTCCCCGGGGATGTTTTCTATTTACATTCCCGTCTCTTAGAAAGAGCCGCTAAACGATCGGACCAGACAGGTGCAGGTAGCTTGACTGCGTTACCCGTGATTGAAACACAAGCTGGAGACGTATCGGCCTATATCCCCACCAATGTGATCTCCATTACAGATGGACAAATCTGTTTGGAAACAGAGCTCTTTTATCGCGGAATTAGACCAGCTATTAACGTTGGCTTATCCGTCAGTCGCGTCGGGTCCGCCGCTCAGTTGAAAGCTATGAAACAAGTCTGCGGTAGTTCAAAACTGGAATTGGCACAATATCGCGAAGTGGCCGCCTTCGCTCAATTTGGGTCAGACCTTGATGCTGCGACTCAGGCATTACTCAATAGAGGTGCAAGGCTTACAGAAGTGCCCAAACAACCACAATATGAGCCACTTCCAATTGAAAAACAAATTGTTGTTATTTATGCTGCTGTCAACGGCTTCTGTGATCGAATGCCACTAGACAGAATTTCTCAATATGAAAAAAACATTCTAAGTACTATTAATCCTGAATTACTAAAATCCTTCTTAGAAAAAGGTGGCTTAACTAACGAAAGAAAGATGGAACCTGATGCTTCTTTAAAAGAAAGCGCTTTAAATTTATGAGAAGCAAAACTAAACTAATGAGAATGAGTACCACTATTTCTTGGGATAAGAATGCTTCTTCACCAGCAACGGCGAAACTACACTACCAATAACAATAAAGTAAAGGAGAAAAAAACTTTATTGGGATGGGATAATGTGCTATCATTGGGATCGATCTCCAATCGATGGGAAGAGATAACGGGTCAACCCGACTCCAGCTCTTGGCTAGATAGGCTGCGAAACTACGCCGTCCAAAACAAATGGACTACGCCATCCAGAATTTGCAAGAAAAAAGGCACCTAATCTTTACCGTCTCCACTGAGATTTCAGACCAGAAAGGAGTAGACTCTAGTTTCAATTGCGTATAGAAAGAGATTCGTCTTGTAAGAGCGAGCAGGTTGAAGCGCTTAGGCTACTTCAGCTATATGCTTAACACATGCAAATCTAACGAAGTGCTCCTGGACGACTTCCCGTAAATAACCTAGTTCATCTCTTCGGCGATCCTTGAAAACAGCAATTAGTCTTTCTTCCTTACTTGTGAATTCGTACCTGTAATCTTCACTTCCTAGGGTAGATAGACATACTTCCTGCTAAGATGGATGGCTTTCTTTGTTGCACCTCCACTTGAAAGACGGCTGTCAACTTCAACTCTTTGAGGGATTTGCTTTCTCCTGACCCTCAAAATGGCGTTGCAGTTGATACTTTCGATAGCTTTGATCCTCTCTTGCACGATACTTTCCAGAAAAGAAAACCCAAGTTTATGATGCCTCACATGGTCTGGTATCCCCCAACTCTACTCAAGGTGGTTAAGAAGCAAGGCATTCAAGTCCAAGA
Encoded here:
- the LOC118474223 gene encoding ATP synthase subunit alpha, mitochondrial; translated protein: MEFSPRAAELTTLLESRMINFYTNLKVDEIGRVVSVGDGIARVYGLNEIQAGEMVEFASGVKGIALNLENENVGIVVFGSDTAIKEGDLVKRTGSIVDVPAGKAMLGRVVDALGVPIDGKGALSDHERRRVEVKAPGIIERKSVHEPMQTGLKAVDSLVPIGRGQRELIIGDRQTGKTAIAIDTILNQKQMNSRGTNESETLYCVYVAIGQKRSTVAQLVQILSEANALEYSMLVAATASDPAPLQFLAPYSGCAMGEYFRDNGMHALIIYDDLSKQAVAYRQMSLLLRRPPGREAFPGDVFYLHSRLLERAAKRSDQTGAGSLTALPVIETQAGDVSAYIPTNVISITDGQICLETELFYRGIRPAINVGLSVSRVGSAAQLKAMKQVCGSSKLELAQYREVAAFAQFGSDLDAATQALLNRGARLTEVPKQPQYEPLPIEKQIVVIYAAVNGFCDRMPLDRISQYEKNILSTINPELLKSFLEKGGLTNERKMEPDASLKESALNL